A region of the Pseudomonas silesiensis genome:
GTCGACTTTCTTGAACGCCTGCTCTTTCAGCTCGCCGCGCAGGCTGATGGCGTACGGCGGTTTTTCGTCGATGTGCAAGGTGACTTTATTGGCCGGGATGTTGGCGGCGCGGCCGTGCAGGGTCAGGAGTTCGCCATTGTCCATGCCGGGGTGGCCGACCCATTCGTAGCCGCAGCGGGTGACCAGTTCGTTGAAGCCTTCCAGCCAGCCCAGGCCGCCGCGACCGTTGAGTTCGATGAAGGATGGATTGACCACCTCCTTGACTGGCGAATCCCACCCCATGCGCACATCGCCTACCGAGGCCTGCAGGACGTTCATCCCTCGTGTCGGCACCACCGAGAGTTTCATGATGCCGTTATCGATGTCGACGATGCTGACGCCTTCCTGCCGACCGCCGTGCAAGGTGCGCAGGGTCACGGAGAAGGGTTTGTCGGTTTTCACGCCGAGTTGCTGGCTGGTGATCTGCCAGTTCTGGGCGGCCTTGTCGGTGTCGAGCAGGACGTAGTCCCAGGCCATGGCGTGGGAGGCGGCGGACAATGCGCCGAGGCTAATCAGGAGTTTGAGCGGGGTCATGGCAGGAGCCTTTCTTGGAGTTGTGCCATTTTTATAGCCTTGCTGAAACGATTCATCAAGCTCTATACACAAGACTAAAAAAAACGCCTGTCGATTCGAAGCTTTAAGTTAACCCTGAACGCTGAGGCGATACCATCGCGAGCAAGCTCGCTCCCACAGGGAATTGCGGCGAACTCAAGATGTGTGACCACCAAAACCGCATCGATTCAGCTCAGTCGCTCGACCTCCGGCAACTCCATCGCCCGCGCTTCGCCCTGCAGGAAATCGCTGAGCCGGCGCATACGCTCACCACCGGGTCGGGTTTTCGGCCAGACCAGGTAATATTTCTCACCGCTGGCGACGGCCGTCGGCCACGGCAGGCTCAGCCGTCCCTGGGCAACGTCCTCCGCCACCATCAACAGATCACCCATGGACACGCCATACCCTCGGGCGGCGGCGATCATGCCCAGCTCCAGCGTGTCGAACACCTGCCCGCCCTTGAGCGACACCTGATCGGCAAGGCCCATGCGCTCCAGCCAGTTGCGCCAGTCACGGCGATCCGGGGTCGGGTGCAGCAGTTCGGCATTGACCAGGCGCGCGAGGTCCCACGGTTGATCGTTCAGAAGATTCGGCGCGCCGACGGGAATCAGCTCTTCCGGGAACAGGAAACTGGCCTCCCAGTCCGGAGGAAAATTGCCGTTGCTGAGGATGACGGCGCAGTCGAAGGGTTCATGATTGAAGTCCACCGAGTCGACGTCCATCCAGGCGCTGGTCAGTTGCACCTCGTTGCCCGGTTGCAGGTGCCGGAAGCGGCTGAGCCGCGCCAGCAGCCAGCGCATGGTCAGGGTGGACGGGGCTTTCATCCGCAGGATGTCATCTTCGGCACGCAGTGTGTGGCAAGCGCGCTCCAGTGCCGCGAAACCTTCGCGGATGCCGGGCAGGATCAGCCGCGCGGACTCGGTCAATTGCAGATTGCGCCCACTGCGATGGAACAGCCGACAGGCGAAATGCTCTTCGAGCGTACGAATGTGCCGGCTGACCGCACTTTGAGTGATCGACAATTCTTCGGCGGCGCGGGTGAATGAACTATGCCGTGCCGCTGCTTCGAATGCGCGAAGGGCATATAACGGAGGAAGACGACGGGACATCAGGAAGACTCCTACAGCGTAATGAGACGAAGTTAACAGAAACTTCTTAGCATGAGTTTTAATCATGCCACCCATCCTTTTTATCCCTTTGTGAATTCCCCGCAAAGCGCCGAGAATCGACGCTTTCCTGCTTCCTTTATCGATCGAGCGTGATGACCATGCAGCATCCAGCGCGCATTGAACTCTGGGCCATCCTGCGGCTGGCGGGGCCGTTGATTGCCTCGCAGTTGGCGCACATGCTGATGGTCCTCACCGACACCTTGATGATGGCGCGCCTGAGTCCCGAGGCACTTGCTGGCGGTGGCCTTGGTGCCGCCAGTTATTCGTTCGTGTCGATCTTCTGCATCGGCGTCATTGCGGCGGTCGGCACCCTGGTAGCGATTCGTCAGGGCGCTGGCGATATCGTCGGCGCGGCCCGGCTGACCCAGGCTGGCTTGTGGCTGGCGTGGTTGATGGCATTGGTGGCGGGTGTGCTGCTGTGGAACCTCAAACCAGTGCTGCTGCTGTTCGGCCAGACCGAAACCAACGTCGAGGCGGCCGGGCAGTTCCTGTTGATCCTGCCGTTCGCCCTGCCCGGCTATCTGAGCTTCATGGCCCTGCGCGGTTTCACCAGCGCCATCGGCCGGGCGACGCCGGTGATGGTCATCAGCCTCGGCGGCACGGTGGCCAATTTCCTGCTCAACTATGCATTGATCACCGGCATGTTCGGCCTGCCGAAAATGGGTCTGGTGGGCATCGGCCTGGTGACGGCGATCGTTGCCAACCTCATGGCGCTGGCCCTCGCGCTGCACATCCGTCGGCATCCGGCCTACGACGCTTATCCACTGCGCCAGGGCCTGTCGCGGCCCAACCGTCAATACCTGAAGGAACTGTGGCGTCTGGGCCTGCCCATTGGCGGCACCTACGCGGTAGAAGTCGGGCTGTTTGCCTTCGCGGCGCTGTGCATGGGCACCATGGGCAGTACGCAACTGGCGGCGCATCAGATCGCCCTGCAGATCGTCTCGGTGGCGTTCATGATTCCGGCGGGGCTTTCCTATGCGATCACCATGCGCATCGGCCAGCACTATGGGGCGGGGCACCTGTTGGGCGCGCGGCTGGCCGGACGGGTCGGGATTGCTTTCGGGGCGGCGGCGATGCTGGGCTTTGCGATGGTTTTCTGGCTGCTGCCGAATCAATTGATCGGCCTGTTCCTGGACCACAGCGACCCTGCATTTCGCGAGGTCATCGACCTGGCGGTGAGTCTGTTGGCGGTGGCGGCCTGGTTCGAGCTGTTCGACGGCACGCAAACCATCGCCATGGGCTGCATTCGCGGGCTCAAGGATGCCAAGACCACCTTCCTGGTCGGGCTGGGCTGCTATTGGCTGATCGGTGCGCCAGCCGCCTGGTGGATGGCGTTCCATTTGGATGGGGGGCCGACGGGTGTCTGGTGGGGCCTGGCGCTGGGGCTGGCGTGTGCGGCGGTGAGTCTGACGCTGGCGTTTGAATGGAAGATGAAGCGGATGATTCGGCGGGAGCCGGCTTCGCAGAGTTTCGAGGCTGTTCAGGCCGAATGATATCCCTGTGGGAGCGAGATCGGCTTGCCGGCGAAGGCGCCATGTCAGTCAACATTGCTGTCGACGGATACACCGCTTTCGCAGGCAAGCCGGTCTCGCTCCCACATGTGCCCGTGTTTAAACCACGACCTCCAACGCGGACTGCTGACCGCTGCCAAACGTCAAATACTCAACCAACCCCGCCAACGGCAACGGCTTGCTGATCAGATACCCCTGCACCTGATTACACCCAAACCCGCGCAGCAGACTCAGCTGCTCCGGCGTTTCCACACCTTCGGCGACCACTTCGAGGTTGAGGTTGTGTGCCAGGTTGATCATCGCATGCACCAGTTTGCGATTTTCTTCGCGCTGCTCCATGCCGCCGACAAAGCTTTTGTCGATCTTCAGCAAGGCAATCGGCAGGCTGTTGAGGTGCACGAACGAAGAGAATCCGGTGCCGAAGTCGTCCAGGGAGAAGCGTACGCCCAGCCTCCCCAGGGCATCCATGGTCTGTTTCACCAGATCGCTGCGGCGCATCACCGCGGTTTCGGTCAGTTCGAACTCCAGCCACTGCGCCTCGACGCCGCGCTCGGCAATCAGCCGGCTCAGGGTCGACAGCAATTGGCTGTCCTGAAACTGTCGGAACGACAGGTTGATCGCCATGTGCAGCGCCGGCAAACCCCGTTCGCGCAGCGCCTGCATGTCCCGCAAAGCGCGGGAAATCACCCAGTAACCCAGGGGCACGATCAAACCGCTTTGCTCGGCCAGTGGCACGAATTCGCTCGGTGGCAGCAAGCCGCGTTCAGTATGACGCCAGCGCACCAGGGCTTCGAGGCCGACGATTTGCCCGTCCTCGAGGTTCAGCCGTGGCTGGTAATGCAACTCCAGCTCATCGCGACGCAAGGCCCGGCGCAGCTCACTTTCGAGATCAGCCATGCTGCGGGCATTGCGATTGATGCGTTCGTTGAAGATGTGAAAGGTGCAGCCCTGTGTGCTCTTGGCCTGCTGCATGGCAATGTGCGCGTGCCACATCAGCGGGTCGGCGCCGGCCTGGGCCCGGGCGTGGGCAATACCGAGACTGGAACCGATCAGCAGGCTTTCGCCGTCGACCCAATAGGGCTCGGCCAGCGCTTCGGTGATGCGTTCGGCCATCCACTCGGCGCGTTCGGGGGCGCGTCGGGTGTCGATCAACAAGGCGAATTCATCGCTACCCAACCGGGCCAGCCGGTCGCAGGCTTCGAGTTGGCTTTTGAGCCGAGCGACCACTTGCAGGATCAATCGGTCGCCGGCCTGATGGCCGAGGGAGTCGTTGGCATGACGGAAATTGTCGAGGTCGAGGTGGCCGAGCGCCAGGCCGCGGCCTTCATTTTCCGCCAGCCGCGCTGCCAGCAAGGTCTGGAAGCCCTGGCGGTTGGCGATGCCGGTCAACGGGTCTTGCTCGGCCAGGCGCCGCAGCGTGTTTTCCAGCACACCGCGCTCACGCACGTGGCGCAGGCAACGGCGCAGCATGCCCGGATCGAGCAGATCGCGCACCAGCCAGTCGCTCACGCCATCGGGCGGCGACAACGGCTCATGCTCGAGCAGCAAAACCGTCGGCAGGTTGCAACGACCCGGCAGCGGCTGAAGTGCCGGGATCGTCAATAACACCGCACTGCGGCTGTCATCGAACAGACGGCTGACCGACTCCCAGCTTGGCGCACTGATCAGCACGGCCGTGCCTCCCATCGGAGCCAGACACTCGCGCAACAACGCCGCCCACCCTGGCTCTTCGGCCAGCAGCAGCAAACGCAAGGGTTCGACAGGCGTAGACAAGCTGGCTCCCCAGACTCTGCAGTGATGTAGGCGGCGGGCATTATGCAGCGCCGGTTACCAATGACCAAATGACATCTGTTGTCACACGCGGCCAAGAATTCGAATTTCGAACATTAGTCGCAAATTCCGCGCGCATCCTGCGTGAAAGTAACAAAACCAGCAATTGGAGAAAGCGTGCTGCGTCACAAGTCGGAGAGAGCAGCACAATTCGCTGAGCCTGTTAAAATGCCGGCCCATTTCGCAAACGACTCCCTGATTTCGTATGTCCCGACTCAATCCCCGGCAGCAAGAAGCCGTGAGCTACGTCGGCGGCCCTCTTTTGGTGCTCGCCGGCGCAGGCTCCGGCAAGACCAGCGTGATCACGCGCAAGATTGCCCACTTGATCCAGAACTGCGGCATTCGCGCCCAGTACATCGTCGCCATGACCTTTACCAACAAGGCCGCGCGCGAGATGAAAGAACGGGTCGGCACCCTGCTCAAGGGCGGCGAAGGCCGCGGCCTGACGGTGTGCACCTTTCACAACCTGGGCCTGAACATCATCCGCAAGGAACATGTTCGCCTGGGTTACAAGCCGGGCTTTTCGATCTTTGACGAGACCGACGTCAAAGCCTTGATGACCGACATCATGCAGAAGGAATACTCGGGCGATGACGGTGTCGACGAGATCAAGAACATGATCGGCTCCTGGAAAAACGACCTGATCCTGCCGCCCGAAGCCCTGGAAAATGCGCGCAACCCCAAGGAGCAGACCGCCGCCATCGTTTATACCCACTATCAGCGCACGCTCAAGGCGTTCAACGCGGTGGACTTCGACGACCTGATCCTGCTGCCGGTAAAACTCTTCCAGGAACACGCCGATATCCTGGAAAAATGGCAGAACAAAGTCCGGTACCTGCTGGTGGACGAATACCAGGACACCAACGCCAGCCAATATTTGCTGGTGAAGCTGCTGATCGGCACCCGTAATCAGTTCACCGTGGTCGGCGACGACGACCAGTCGATCTACGCCTGGCGCGGCGCTCGCCCGGAAAACCTGATGCTGCTCAAGGACGATTACCCGTCCCTGAAAGTCGTCATGCTCGAGCAGAACTATCGCTCCACCAGCCGTATCCTGCGCTGCGCCAACGTGCTGATCTCGAACAACCCGCACGAATTCGAAAAGCAGCTGTGGAGTGAAATGGGTCACGGCGACGAGATCCGGGTGATCCGCTGCCGCAACGAAGACGCCGAAGCCGAGCGCGTGGCCGTGGAAATCCTCAGCCTGCACTTGCGCACCGATCGGCCTTACAGCGATTTCGCTATCCTGTATCGCGGTAACTACCAGGCCAAGTTGATCGAGCTGAAGCTGCAGCATCACCAGGTTCCTTATCGTTTGTCCGGCGGCAACAGCTTTTTCGGACGTCAGGAAGTCAAAGACCTGATGGCTTACTTCCGCCTGATCGTGAACCCGGATGACGACAACGCCTTCCTGCGGGTGATCAACGTCCCACGCCGGGAAATCGGTTCGACTACGCTGGAAAAGCTGGGCAACTACGCCACCGAACGAAAAATCTCGATGTACGCCGCCACCGACGAAATCGGCCTGGGCGAACACCTGGATGCCCGTTTCACCGATCGCCTGTCGCGGTTCAAGCGTTTCATGGACAGAGTTCGCGAGCAGTGCGCCGGTGAAGACCCGATCTCGGCGCTGCGCAGCATGGTCATGGACATCGACTATGAGAATTGGCTGCGCACCAACAGCTCCAGCGACA
Encoded here:
- a CDS encoding LysR substrate-binding domain-containing protein, which translates into the protein MSRRLPPLYALRAFEAAARHSSFTRAAEELSITQSAVSRHIRTLEEHFACRLFHRSGRNLQLTESARLILPGIREGFAALERACHTLRAEDDILRMKAPSTLTMRWLLARLSRFRHLQPGNEVQLTSAWMDVDSVDFNHEPFDCAVILSNGNFPPDWEASFLFPEELIPVGAPNLLNDQPWDLARLVNAELLHPTPDRRDWRNWLERMGLADQVSLKGGQVFDTLELGMIAAARGYGVSMGDLLMVAEDVAQGRLSLPWPTAVASGEKYYLVWPKTRPGGERMRRLSDFLQGEARAMELPEVERLS
- a CDS encoding NorM family multidrug efflux MATE transporter; protein product: MQHPARIELWAILRLAGPLIASQLAHMLMVLTDTLMMARLSPEALAGGGLGAASYSFVSIFCIGVIAAVGTLVAIRQGAGDIVGAARLTQAGLWLAWLMALVAGVLLWNLKPVLLLFGQTETNVEAAGQFLLILPFALPGYLSFMALRGFTSAIGRATPVMVISLGGTVANFLLNYALITGMFGLPKMGLVGIGLVTAIVANLMALALALHIRRHPAYDAYPLRQGLSRPNRQYLKELWRLGLPIGGTYAVEVGLFAFAALCMGTMGSTQLAAHQIALQIVSVAFMIPAGLSYAITMRIGQHYGAGHLLGARLAGRVGIAFGAAAMLGFAMVFWLLPNQLIGLFLDHSDPAFREVIDLAVSLLAVAAWFELFDGTQTIAMGCIRGLKDAKTTFLVGLGCYWLIGAPAAWWMAFHLDGGPTGVWWGLALGLACAAVSLTLAFEWKMKRMIRREPASQSFEAVQAE
- a CDS encoding putative bifunctional diguanylate cyclase/phosphodiesterase, which encodes MSTPVEPLRLLLLAEEPGWAALLRECLAPMGGTAVLISAPSWESVSRLFDDSRSAVLLTIPALQPLPGRCNLPTVLLLEHEPLSPPDGVSDWLVRDLLDPGMLRRCLRHVRERGVLENTLRRLAEQDPLTGIANRQGFQTLLAARLAENEGRGLALGHLDLDNFRHANDSLGHQAGDRLILQVVARLKSQLEACDRLARLGSDEFALLIDTRRAPERAEWMAERITEALAEPYWVDGESLLIGSSLGIAHARAQAGADPLMWHAHIAMQQAKSTQGCTFHIFNERINRNARSMADLESELRRALRRDELELHYQPRLNLEDGQIVGLEALVRWRHTERGLLPPSEFVPLAEQSGLIVPLGYWVISRALRDMQALRERGLPALHMAINLSFRQFQDSQLLSTLSRLIAERGVEAQWLEFELTETAVMRRSDLVKQTMDALGRLGVRFSLDDFGTGFSSFVHLNSLPIALLKIDKSFVGGMEQREENRKLVHAMINLAHNLNLEVVAEGVETPEQLSLLRGFGCNQVQGYLISKPLPLAGLVEYLTFGSGQQSALEVVV
- the rep gene encoding DNA helicase Rep; the protein is MSRLNPRQQEAVSYVGGPLLVLAGAGSGKTSVITRKIAHLIQNCGIRAQYIVAMTFTNKAAREMKERVGTLLKGGEGRGLTVCTFHNLGLNIIRKEHVRLGYKPGFSIFDETDVKALMTDIMQKEYSGDDGVDEIKNMIGSWKNDLILPPEALENARNPKEQTAAIVYTHYQRTLKAFNAVDFDDLILLPVKLFQEHADILEKWQNKVRYLLVDEYQDTNASQYLLVKLLIGTRNQFTVVGDDDQSIYAWRGARPENLMLLKDDYPSLKVVMLEQNYRSTSRILRCANVLISNNPHEFEKQLWSEMGHGDEIRVIRCRNEDAEAERVAVEILSLHLRTDRPYSDFAILYRGNYQAKLIELKLQHHQVPYRLSGGNSFFGRQEVKDLMAYFRLIVNPDDDNAFLRVINVPRREIGSTTLEKLGNYATERKISMYAATDEIGLGEHLDARFTDRLSRFKRFMDRVREQCAGEDPISALRSMVMDIDYENWLRTNSSSDKAADYRMGNVWFLIEALKNTLEKDEEGEMTVEDAIGKLVLRDMLERQQEEEDGAEGVQMMTLHASKGLEFPYVFIMGMEEEILPHRSSIEADTIEEERRLAYVGITRARQTLAFTFAAKRKQYGEIIDCAPSRFLDELPPDDLAWEGNDDTPTEVKAVRGNTALADIRAMLKR